From Penaeus chinensis breed Huanghai No. 1 chromosome 29, ASM1920278v2, whole genome shotgun sequence:
GATAGAGGTGTTAGGCAAAAGCGTAGGGTAGTGGTGTCAGGGAAAGATGTAGGACTGTTGTCAGAGAAGGATGTAGGGTAGCATTAGTATGGTAGTGCTGGCAGAGGAAGACCGTGAGCTAGTGGTAGAAACTAAATCCGCGAGTGTGAAAAAGATTTGCGGAAATACAAAACAATGGGCTAATTTTATGtatccttttttttgtatatttatccgAAGCTGTGGCAATACAAGGTGTGGTTTCCAAGGAAGTACCTTTCAGCTTTGAGATTTATATTTCCCttcgttaacatatatatacatatatatatatatatatatatatcataaacaatcATACTAATTGTACAGTAGACGTCTTTGGGAATTTTTCTTTAAGTATATTTCATGTCAGCTAATTTTGGCGTCGATGAAGTCAAACCGTAGCGTGTATGTACATCAATTATGctgacgaaaaaaataaataatataaaaatacaagttCCGGTGTTAATATCCTTAATATTTCAAAGGATTTCCAACAGCAAGCTCTTAATgtagtttctttttttaatatgttttcttgtgtgtgatcCGATACCAGAAAATTATTTTCTATTGAACATATTTATTTACAGCAGTATATATTTTTCCTAACATTTGTGGGCagaattgtcattgtcatttttttttaaggtgacCATAATGTATTTATACTGTGTTCTTTGATAATGAACACAACCAGCTCATTGAATAAaataactttataaaaaaaaaaaaaaaaaaaaaaaaaattacgagatACGGGACATTATTTAAAACGTTTTAAATGTTCGTTGTCCTAGTATCTAATAGGTGCGACCTATACATAATGCTTACTGTGGTCTAACCTAAATTAACTATTGTGTCCTTGCATTGTTTAATTAATACTTCAATACACTAATCACGTGGTCAGCAGAATCACGTATTGTATTGCAGTACAAATTAAACTTTTCAGGGACACAAGGACAAGTGAGCTATACTTAAATACAATTACTTAAACATCTCAGAGCATAGCATGTATGAGAAATAAACATGAGAGGTAGCTCTTAGAAGAAATCGGTTTAGTTAGAATGAAaggttttgaaagagagagagagagagagagagagagagagagagagagagagagagagagagagagagagagagaatgaataatagGATTAAAAGTGTACAAGTCTGGATCTAAAATTAGTGCGTTTTTACTTATTTGGAAGTATATTACAATATTAGGTTGGACAGAATTTAAAAGTAATGAAGTAATCGTGATGAATTTTACTACTTCTGGTAACAAATTTTTCTAATGTTTATGctgacaatgatgaagataagatgATATCTAATAGTAGTAAAGTACTTGCAGTGGTTATAtcagcatttattatcatttttaacgtgattattattcttattcttatcattaccattgtcattactattataaaacattgttattactgcttgACGTGTCTCCGATCTATAAGTTTCGCACTACGCCGCGTACTATGTGAATATAGTGCATTTTCTATCATCTCCATTAGATTAATGTAAATTTCGGTGTATAATAATCTATTCAGGCaacataatcatatatgcacTTAGTGTTAAACCTTTTGTCTATCTCGCTTACCTGATTCTTTGGATAAGATGTGGACATGTTGCCGTACTgtttattatgtaattatgaaAGTGTAGCTTCCTTCACATTTGATAATGATTGTCAATATGGTAAACCGGATATCCTGGATGTAGTGAATCTGGATGTTGAATCTGGAATGGGAACTGGGAGCTGAAATAAGAAGTATTTTATTCCTTCATGTTTGTGATGAGCTCTGTGAAACATACAAGAACATGAGTTCATTTTGAAACAATTTCGTTTCAAAAATGGCAAATTTGAGTGGGGGGAAATAAATCATAGATTATTTCAGGTCGTTCGTGTTATTCTTGCAAACAGTTTTACAGCAATGGCAGCAATGATATTATTCATGATTCAAGGAAGTTGAAGAATGTGAGTAATGTTacaactaccaccactactactgctgccaatactattactactactagttcgactactactactattactacgaatATAATGGCAGTatggataatgaagataatacaacaagtataatattttttttaataatacttTTTTACGTTTAGATAGCTATtactgatgaagattatgatgccAAGGacgaagacaatgataatgattatgatggtgatgatgatgattgtggaggtggtggtgatgacgatgatgatgatggtgatgatgatgattgtggaggtggtggtgatgatgatgatgatgacaatgacgatggcgatgacgatgacgatgacgatgacgatgatgatgatgatgatgatgataatgatgatgatgatgatgatgatgatgatgatgatgaagatgaagatgattacaTAATGATATTACATGATATAAAAAAGTCATTCGTTGCAATctaaaattaataatcattacaTCCAAATGTATTGCAGATATACATGCTATGTTTCGTAACACTAGTAAAAATAAGAACACAGTGATGAAGACAATAGGTTGTATTTGATATTGATGACTATCAGTTGTGATTGACAAGAACATGGCATATTGAAGCACAAATTTCATCTTCACGCAAAAATCATTTTACTGCagaattttattttgtattgctaCATCGCCGCGATATAATATCGACATGTGTACGTCTTTCATCTATCTCACTGTTAACCTATACGtacctatgtacatacatttgtatgtgttagagagagagatttgtgtgtacatgtgtgttgatATGctatgtgtgggcgtgcgtgtgtttgttgtgtaaaaATGTATGGCTAACATTCAGGTTAGTTGTTCATTCTAACAAgttcataatatttttataatcatgataagcTCCTCAAAGTGTCTTGCAAAGAAAAGCTTTAGAAACGTATTTCTGAATACCGTAGAATATTGTCGTGGAATTCAAGGACATAGAGAATATATACAAGAcgtttatctacttattcatattCTAGTTatcttatacatattcattaactTTTAATTCAACGTTTCAACATCCTCCACGTGATTCAGCGAAATACTGAACATATTGGGGCATTGATAAACATCACTACTTCAGCTTTTGCCcttttgcctctctttttttttctttttggggggcgGGTGTATAAACTCTGAATCTTAATGTCATGAAAAAGCGGATCACTATGACTCAGCACGGTATTTCACCCTATTCTGTCGCTGACTGAAAAGCTTTATTTCACGCTGGAAACTTACTTGAGAATAATTCAAGAATTGTAGGTACTGATTTTAAGGAACGTCTGTCACAGAGAAGTGACagacataataaacacacacacacacacacacacacacacacacacacacacacacacacacacacacacacatatatatatatatatatatatatatatatatatataaacacataaacacacacacacacacacacacacacacacacacacatatatatatatatatatatatatatatatatatgtgtgtgtgtgtgtttgtgtgtgtgtgtgtgtgtgtgtgtgtacgcacacatatgtatgtatatctagctatctatctacaaacaattacacacacacacacacacacacacacgcacacacacgcgcgcgcgcgcgcgcgcgtttccaAATTTTAATAAATTTTGTCAATTTGCATACATCCTTAAATACATGACATTAATAACCAGAATAGCCAACTTAAACCTTTATTACTGTAGCAGTACGTCTTGGCATGAGTCGAATGTACCGGCAGGCTTTGCCGTTCAGCTTTGTTAGTTCGTTCTGTTTGGCTTATCTCGTCTTTCATGctttttttcacacacattcAATAACAAATCTAAATTTTAGACTGTTTCCGGACCAGCCAAGCACGCcaataccatgattatccaaatgggtttttACACTTTTAACTGTGTGTCAGGGAGCTCCATTGTGCATGAAAATTATCCTGGAACCACTCACGACGTTGGGGCAACAAACTATCAGTGTGATAtcacgatatccaacttgatttaaatttctttttacaATTTCTATTCTTCTAGTACTGATGGTAGAGATCACATACCGCACCAACACCTGGTATagaattttacttgtgctctcttGTAGTCATGGTGGTCCTTCTTTAAGCTGGTTCTTCTAACAAATTTAGTATTTTAGTATTTCTCTGATCTTGCTTTTCGACCAAACATGTACATCATATTAGAtgcaatattttatttatgtttgcatatgtatttcacaAAATTATGTTTGGATCACACAGAAACACTATCAAAAGGAAAATCTAAGTGAaatttaccttttcccaatcatctgatgtccaatccttgtgagcctttgcTCTGGCCAGTTGTTTCTTCCTCACAACTACGATTAGTTGACGTACAGGCACggtatcccatctcatttaacATTTTTGACTGTAAGGTGTTTGCACTTGACGCCATAGTTATTCAAAGCCAGTTGCTAGGATGACTTTGAGCGATCGTGTTTAATCATATTTACAAGCTTGCTGTCCTGTATGGGAGAGAAGACTTTCTTCTACATTTTCCTGGGCCATTGGGTTCATAGGTTTCCAATaagtttatttttcaattttgcaACTGAAGTTTTGAAAACACTCACTTTCTTGGCTATTTCCCATTGGCTTAGAGACTTTTCTCGGAGGTAAACTTCACTATCAGAAAAATCCGGCCGCCTCAGATTCTTTCCTCTAACCATGATGCTTCAGTAGGCAGTTCAGTAAGCTGTTTCAGGAACAGTGTTAAGGGTCACATGTCAACAAACAAGCATGATCCTTTTCGTTGTATTTACTGTTCAGTCcccaaagagaaaggaaaaacaatatcaattattatatgtttattttttttctaccataacagtactgtatatatatatatatatatatatatatatacacacacacacacacacacacacacacacacacacacacacatatatatatatatatatatatatatatatatatatcagagatagagagagagcacacatacTCAACGATGTATGTAAAAGGGTAGcttatgaatgaaaacaaaaattgtctttattttatctttatttcggtTGTTCATGCCATACGTTTCTCAGAGGAAACTTTTCACATTACTTTCCATAGCTACCACCACGGCTACCACCGAAACCACCTCCACTGCTGCCTCCGAATCCACCACTGCCTCCGAATCCACCACTGCCTCCGAATCCACCACTGCCTCCGAATCCACCACTGCCTCCGAATCCGCCACTGCCTCCGAATCCGCCactgcctccgaatccaccgccacCTCCAGACAGCTTACCGGCGCCGATCAGAACTCCACGGTTTACGCTTCCGCCTCCAactccgcctccacttccaccatATCCACTACCACCTCGGCCGCCGCCaagtccacctcctcttcctccaaatccacctccactacctccaaatccacctccactgcctccaaatcctcctccgcctccgcctaaCCCGTGTCCAccgaatccacctcctcctcctcttccaccaccgccgaatccaccacctcctcctcctcttccaccaccgccgaatccacctccacctccgcctcctctacCGCCTCCACCATAACTTCCGCCAGCTGCTGCCACATACGCCATGGCCACCACAGCCACAGTCACAAGctgcaaaaaacaaaaattctcCTTTGAAATGGTTTTCAGAACAATGATCCTGCtattactactagtgctactaatgatgactgatgatgataatgataataatgataacaaaacagaaaaaaaacaataacaataactgttgATATTATAGTTACGGTTCACACAATTTAGAAACAGAATATGAGATGCCAATTCTTTCCTTTGTTATGTAACGACCTCTATCTTCTTACCATTAGGCGATTCATGATGCCTGAAATCGTCTTCCACTGCTGCAGGAGACGAGAAGCGCTCAAGTGTGGCCAGGCAGCGCCTGTCCCTGCATTTATACACGGCGCCGGCACTCGTGGTACCCTTGAAACAGCAGTCGTGACACTGACACGATTTCCGAAAGCCTTTTGGGGAAATGCTTCGGGAAAGGGTTCAGACTTGGCTCTCTGAAAACTCGGTGTGCCACGAGCCAGTCATGCAGTCTCGGCATTAATTTCCTCAcaccatttcttattattttttttttttatcttgtattaTTTTCTGGAAAATTATACCGCTTGTTTGTTGCAAAAATGCTTTATCATCCATTAGTAGTACAGCAGTTTTTCTTCCGAATGTGTCATTTGTCTTTATAGGTAGAAGGTGTCTAGAAAATCTCATGCTGAACATGAGCGAACATGGCACACTTACAGTATGAACTTATAGACAATAAACTGcacctccaaacacacacacacacacacacacacacacacacacacacattacatgtgtaatgtgtgtgtgtgtttgtttgtatatatatatatatacattatatatgtatatatacacataaatatacacacacacacacacacacacatatatatatatatatatatatatatatatatattcatatatccatacatatgtatatgtatatttatatctatatatgtcaatatctatatatttctatttatttatacatacatatctgtctatctatctatatatgcatatatatatattcatgtatatgtgtgcgtgtatgtatatatatatatatatatatatatatatatatatatatatgtgtatgtatatatgtatatatatatatatatatatatatatatatatatgtgtgtgtgtgtgtgtgtgtgtatgtgtgtatgtgtgtatgtgtgtatctgtgtatgtgtgtgtgtgtatgtgtgtgtatgtgtgtgtgtgtgtgtgtgtgtgtgtgtgtgtgtgtgtgtaaatacacctttatatatatttatatatacacatacatacacatacacacacacacacacacacacacacacacattacatgtgtaatgtgtgagtgtgtttgtttgtatatatatacattatatatgtatatatacacataaatatacacatatatatatatatatatatatatatatatatatatatatatatattcatatatccatacatatgtatatgtatatttatatctatatatgtcaatatctatatctatatctatttatttatacatacatatgtatatgtgtgcgtgtatgtatatatatatatatatatatatatatgtatatatatatgtatatatatatgtatatatatatatatatatatatatatatatatgtgtgtgtgtgtgtgtgtatgtgtgtgtgtgtgtgtgtgtgtgtgtgtataaatacacctttatatatatttatacacacacacacacccacacacacacacacacacacacacacacacacacacacacgtatatatatatatatatatatatatatatatatatatatatatatatatatgtgtgtgtgtgtgtgtgtgtgtgtgtgtgtgtgtgtgtgtgtgtacgtatgtatatatgcaaatatatatgaatgtatgtagataaatagataaatgaatacatatatataaaagcacacatacacatcaatgtgtgtgtgtccatttccaAAATGCTATTCACGGCTGAATGTATCAATCATCCTTAAGTTGAAAACTTTCTGATTGCCTAATGAAGATAATAGGAGCCCGATTTTTAGTAACCGTCAATATAATTATGGTCACAAATACCAATATAAATGCTACCTAGCAATAAGCATCAATAAACAACTTACAGATTTTCTTGTTAAAATCTCTAGTTAAAGTTCATAGGGAATCGGGACAAAATCATATTGGCAGTAATATTCGTGATGATAACAAATGGTTCAATGACTGGCATGTGACACGCCAATAATTTTCCTCCGAGTCATTTCTGAAAAGATATTTCTGAGATGATGTTAATGTCACGACTGCCATCTCAAGGGTACGAGAGAGGCGTGTATAAATGCGAGGATAGGCACCGTCCAGCAACACTTCTTGTCTTTCCTGCAATAGTGGGAGACTTTTCCGCACTATGAATCGTCTAATGGTAAAGAAAACTTTGTTTCACAAAGGAAAATATTATCTTTGGTGTCTTGTAATAATCA
This genomic window contains:
- the LOC125040318 gene encoding glycine-rich protein 23-like; the encoded protein is MNRLMLVTVAVVAMAYVAAAGGSYGGGGRGGGLGGGRGGSGYGGSGGGVGGGSVNRGVLIGAGKLSGGGGGFGGSGGFGGSGGFGGSGGFGGSGGFGGSGGFGGSGGFGGSSGGGFGGSRGGSYGK